In the Ruminococcus sp. OA3 genome, one interval contains:
- a CDS encoding LysR family transcriptional regulator, giving the protein MDIKQLQYFVTSVDLGSFHAAAEALITTQPNVSKVMKALEEEMGMTLLARNRSGVTLTKEGEQVYRYALSTLKNFEMLNALKGEKEESLIVCCTPSNNLSTLLAEFYGLKSYRKPHLDLREGDFEDIVAWVHRRSTELGFTYISRRNQLVFEGRLKTKGLGFHELARTSIYLFCSEKNPLFDRRYVSEKDLEAVKLIQRREEIHSLSNHLGVLNGDGLSRSGRQEIAYTNSDHFLIQMLKNTDYCSVDSSFLKDKYKEYHIKAIPVRGSENSVSFGYIKRIKDSLTEIADEFIRYLEEQIREER; this is encoded by the coding sequence ATGGATATCAAGCAGTTGCAGTATTTTGTGACAAGTGTTGATCTGGGAAGTTTTCATGCAGCAGCCGAGGCACTGATCACCACACAACCGAATGTCAGCAAGGTTATGAAAGCACTGGAAGAGGAAATGGGGATGACACTGCTCGCCCGTAACAGAAGCGGGGTTACCCTGACGAAAGAAGGAGAGCAGGTCTACAGGTATGCTCTGAGCACGCTGAAGAATTTTGAAATGCTTAATGCTCTTAAAGGAGAAAAAGAAGAAAGTCTGATTGTATGCTGCACTCCAAGCAATAATCTGTCAACACTTCTTGCGGAATTTTACGGGCTGAAATCATATAGAAAACCACATCTGGATCTTCGGGAAGGTGATTTTGAGGATATAGTGGCATGGGTGCACAGGAGAAGTACAGAGCTGGGCTTTACTTATATATCCAGAAGAAACCAGCTGGTATTTGAGGGCAGGCTTAAAACAAAAGGACTGGGGTTTCATGAACTGGCGAGAACTTCTATTTATTTGTTCTGCAGCGAAAAAAATCCCCTGTTTGACAGACGCTATGTTTCAGAAAAGGATTTAGAGGCTGTAAAGCTGATTCAGAGAAGAGAAGAAATCCATTCCCTGTCCAACCATTTAGGAGTGTTGAACGGAGATGGTTTGAGCAGATCCGGCAGACAGGAGATTGCCTATACGAACAGTGATCATTTCCTTATACAGATGTTGAAAAATACTGATTACTGTTCGGTCGACAGCAGTTTTCTGAAAGATAAGTATAAAGAGTATCATATCAAGGCGATTCCTGTCAGAGGGAGTGAAAACAGTGTTTCGTTTGGATATATCAAACGAATCAAAGATTCTCTGACGGAGATAGCAGACGAATTTATCAGATATCTGGAAGAACAGATCAGAGAGGAGAGATAA
- a CDS encoding ABC transporter ATP-binding protein → MLEIKDLTVQYGQQEPTMEHFNLSMKKGEIISVVGESGSGKTTVIRAVLGALPGAGRVTEGNIFFQGESMLSKSKDEWQKIRGTKISMIFQDCGGTLNPIRKIGSQYVEYICTHSRMSKTEAWGKAVEMLNKMRLPDGENIMKSYPHQLSGGMRQRVGIAMAMTFEPQLLLADEPTSALDVTTQAQIVRQMMELRDTFGTGIIIVTHNLGVASYMADQLIVMQYGKVVDSGTREEVIRYPSSEYTRNLLKAVPEMGGERFVS, encoded by the coding sequence ATGCTGGAAATAAAAGATCTAACAGTACAGTATGGACAACAGGAACCTACAATGGAACATTTCAACCTCTCGATGAAAAAAGGAGAGATTATCAGCGTTGTGGGAGAAAGCGGAAGCGGGAAGACGACAGTGATCCGCGCTGTACTTGGAGCTCTGCCCGGTGCGGGCAGAGTCACGGAAGGAAATATTTTTTTTCAGGGAGAATCCATGTTGTCAAAATCCAAAGATGAATGGCAGAAGATCCGCGGGACTAAGATATCCATGATATTTCAGGACTGCGGGGGGACGCTGAACCCGATACGGAAGATCGGCAGTCAGTATGTGGAGTACATATGCACCCACAGCAGGATGTCAAAGACTGAGGCGTGGGGTAAGGCAGTTGAAATGTTGAATAAGATGCGGCTTCCAGACGGAGAGAATATCATGAAAAGCTATCCCCATCAATTGAGCGGGGGCATGCGGCAGAGAGTGGGGATTGCCATGGCGATGACATTTGAGCCGCAGCTTTTACTGGCTGATGAACCTACCAGTGCGCTGGATGTGACAACTCAGGCACAGATTGTTCGTCAGATGATGGAACTTCGGGATACATTTGGAACCGGTATTATCATCGTCACTCATAATCTGGGTGTGGCATCTTATATGGCAGATCAGCTGATTGTGATGCAGTATGGGAAAGTAGTTGACAGCGGAACGAGAGAAGAAGTCATCAGATATCCTTCCAGTGAATATACCAGGAATCTGCTGAAGGCTGTCCCTGAAATGGGAGGTGAGCGTTTTGTTTCGTGA
- a CDS encoding ABC transporter ATP-binding protein, translating to MFRDSDIVLQANHITKVYPASGKRSLTACNDISLNVYKGKTLGIVGESGCGKSTFVRMLMQLENPTRGEILYHGKDLLGVSGPEKRNNRRHMQMVYQDPLASFDPKMKIIDILTEPLLNFGMLKKADKAVKAKELLKMVDLSEEFLYRYPHNMSGGQRQRVSIARALSLEPEILVCDEATSALDVSIQKNVIELLVRLQKEKNISIVFICHDIALVQSFAHQLAVMYLGNIVEVIPGEEVAQYACHPYTQALLGALFSIHMEPGTKIESIEGEVPSPLEVPSGCPFQDRCNYCTEECRSQKPELKKISEGHLAACRMAADWQRREAAAV from the coding sequence TTGTTTCGTGATTCAGATATTGTGCTGCAGGCAAACCATATCACAAAAGTGTATCCTGCTTCAGGAAAACGCAGTCTGACAGCCTGTAATGATATCAGTCTGAATGTCTATAAGGGAAAGACGCTTGGAATCGTTGGAGAAAGCGGATGCGGTAAATCTACGTTTGTGCGTATGCTGATGCAGCTGGAAAACCCGACCAGGGGGGAAATCCTTTATCATGGAAAAGATCTGCTTGGTGTCTCAGGACCGGAGAAAAGAAATAACAGACGCCATATGCAAATGGTTTACCAGGATCCGCTGGCTTCTTTTGATCCAAAGATGAAGATCATAGATATCCTGACAGAACCTCTGCTGAACTTTGGAATGCTGAAAAAGGCTGATAAAGCAGTTAAGGCAAAAGAGCTTTTGAAGATGGTGGATTTATCAGAAGAATTTCTGTACCGTTATCCGCATAATATGAGCGGAGGACAGCGGCAGCGCGTCAGCATTGCACGCGCACTGTCGCTGGAACCGGAGATACTCGTATGTGATGAGGCGACTTCCGCGCTCGATGTATCAATTCAGAAGAACGTCATAGAACTGTTGGTGCGTCTGCAGAAAGAAAAAAATATCAGTATTGTTTTTATCTGCCATGATATTGCCCTGGTTCAATCTTTTGCTCATCAGCTGGCGGTGATGTATCTGGGAAATATTGTAGAGGTAATACCGGGAGAAGAGGTTGCGCAATATGCCTGTCACCCTTATACACAGGCACTGCTGGGAGCACTGTTTTCCATTCATATGGAGCCTGGAACGAAGATCGAGAGTATCGAAGGAGAGGTTCCAAGTCCGTTGGAGGTGCCGTCGGGGTGCCCCTTCCAGGACCGATGCAATTATTGTACGGAAGAGTGCAGGAGCCAGAAGCCAGAGCTGAAAAAGATTTCGGAAGGACATCTGGCAGCATGCCGCATGGCGGCGGATTGGCAACGCAGAGAGGCTGCGGCTGTATGA
- a CDS encoding heavy metal translocating P-type ATPase: protein MKRMEDLPEHQHKETCGCGHDHHEHQHEACGCGHEHHDHHEHQHEACGCGHEHHDHQEHHHEACGCGHDHHEHTPHSSNTVELPDDGHEKRVYILENLGCANCAAKMEQKIQELPGVFAASITFATKQLRISADSQAALVPQIQSICSSIESEVRVIPKDTSSAGSSKTKTYILQNLGCANCAAKMEQRINQIADVENATITFATKQLKLTAKSPQRLIPEIKKICNSIEDGIEIVEKETSVRSHEAVAAKKGMSESTRALTEIIIGAVLFIAGEILEHMGFGTAVTLPVYVVAYVVLGWKVIWTALRNITRGQVFDENFLMSIATLGAFVIREYPEAVGVMLFYRVGEFFEEKAVAKSRSQIMDAVDLRPETVNLVSNEDVQIIPSEEARIGDILLVRPGDRIPLDGIVIEGNSQLDTSPITGEPVPVKTGIGDSVLSGCVNTSGQLKIRVEKELSESMVTRILDSVENAAASKPVIDRFITRFARIYTPFVVALAIVTAVLPSLITGDWQHWIYTALTFLVMSCPCALVLSVPLAFFSGIGAGSKKGILFKGGISIEALKGVRAVIMDKTGTITQGNFVVQETVPSGLITRDELLTLAAGCEQSSTHPIAVSIVNAAKARNLTLSKPEALQEIAGHGIKAKINGKEVLCGNSKLMEAQHVDLSSYHPSSFGTEVLVAIDGIFSGHLMISDTIKEDAKSSIAALKKLGLTTIMLTGDAQESAESVAEQTGIDEVHAKLLPQDKLDRLNDLRSKYGSVMFVGDGINDAPVLAGANVGAAMGSGADAAIEAADVVYMTSGMEAIPQSVQIARSTSRISWQNVIFALIIKGIVMVLGLCGFASMWLAVFADTGVAFLCILNSIRILYKRI, encoded by the coding sequence ATGAAACGTATGGAAGATTTGCCTGAACATCAGCACAAAGAAACCTGCGGCTGCGGACATGATCATCATGAGCACCAACATGAGGCCTGCGGCTGCGGGCATGAGCACCATGACCATCATGAGCACCAACATGAGGCCTGCGGCTGCGGGCATGAGCACCATGACCATCAGGAGCACCATCATGAGGCCTGCGGCTGCGGGCATGACCATCATGAGCACACCCCTCACAGCAGCAATACTGTAGAACTGCCGGATGACGGTCACGAAAAAAGGGTATATATTTTAGAAAATCTCGGCTGTGCCAACTGTGCAGCTAAGATGGAGCAGAAAATCCAGGAGCTTCCCGGAGTATTTGCAGCCAGCATTACTTTTGCCACAAAACAGCTGCGCATTTCCGCAGACAGTCAGGCTGCATTGGTCCCTCAGATCCAGAGTATCTGCTCTTCTATTGAATCAGAAGTGCGGGTTATACCGAAAGATACTTCTTCTGCAGGCAGCAGCAAAACAAAAACATATATCTTACAGAATCTAGGATGCGCCAACTGCGCTGCCAAGATGGAGCAGAGAATCAATCAGATTGCCGATGTGGAGAACGCTACCATTACTTTTGCTACTAAACAGCTGAAACTTACAGCAAAATCGCCGCAGCGTCTGATTCCTGAGATTAAGAAAATCTGCAATTCAATTGAAGATGGCATTGAAATTGTCGAGAAAGAAACCTCTGTGCGCAGCCACGAAGCGGTTGCTGCAAAAAAGGGAATGTCAGAGAGCACTCGCGCCCTGACAGAGATTATCATTGGAGCGGTTCTTTTCATCGCCGGTGAGATTCTGGAACACATGGGGTTCGGAACTGCAGTCACACTCCCCGTCTATGTTGTCGCTTATGTTGTCCTCGGCTGGAAGGTCATCTGGACAGCGTTAAGAAATATTACCCGGGGGCAGGTATTTGATGAAAACTTTTTAATGAGTATCGCAACACTGGGGGCTTTTGTCATCCGTGAATACCCCGAAGCAGTTGGCGTTATGCTCTTCTACCGTGTAGGAGAATTCTTCGAAGAAAAGGCAGTTGCAAAAAGCCGTTCACAGATTATGGATGCCGTGGATCTCCGCCCTGAAACCGTTAATCTGGTTTCCAATGAGGATGTGCAGATCATTCCTTCTGAGGAAGCAAGGATCGGCGATATTCTGCTTGTACGGCCCGGAGACCGAATTCCGCTTGACGGAATTGTCATCGAAGGAAACAGTCAGCTGGACACTTCCCCCATCACAGGCGAACCTGTGCCCGTCAAAACCGGCATCGGTGATTCTGTCTTGTCGGGATGCGTCAATACCAGCGGTCAGCTGAAAATCCGTGTTGAAAAAGAATTATCCGAATCCATGGTGACACGAATCCTGGATTCCGTAGAGAATGCAGCAGCAAGCAAGCCCGTAATCGACCGTTTTATCACTCGTTTTGCCCGTATTTATACACCGTTTGTTGTTGCCCTGGCCATTGTAACTGCTGTACTGCCTTCCCTGATCACAGGCGACTGGCAGCACTGGATCTATACGGCGCTTACCTTTCTGGTCATGAGTTGCCCGTGTGCACTGGTCCTCAGCGTTCCCCTGGCATTCTTTTCCGGTATCGGTGCCGGTTCCAAAAAAGGTATTCTGTTTAAAGGCGGAATTTCGATCGAGGCATTAAAAGGAGTTCGTGCGGTCATCATGGATAAGACAGGCACGATCACTCAGGGCAATTTTGTTGTTCAGGAGACGGTCCCCTCTGGTCTCATCACCCGGGATGAGCTCCTGACTCTGGCCGCAGGCTGCGAGCAGTCGTCTACACATCCGATCGCTGTCAGCATTGTAAACGCTGCGAAAGCCAGAAATCTGACTCTTTCCAAACCGGAAGCCCTTCAGGAAATTGCCGGTCACGGTATCAAAGCAAAAATTAACGGCAAAGAGGTTCTTTGCGGCAACAGTAAACTTATGGAAGCGCAGCACGTTGACCTCAGCAGTTACCACCCGTCCTCATTTGGAACAGAAGTACTGGTTGCCATTGACGGTATTTTCTCGGGACATCTGATGATCTCAGATACGATCAAAGAAGATGCCAAATCAAGCATCGCCGCTTTGAAAAAGCTGGGTCTGACTACGATCATGCTGACCGGCGATGCGCAGGAAAGTGCAGAATCTGTCGCAGAACAGACTGGAATCGACGAAGTTCATGCAAAGCTCCTCCCACAGGATAAACTCGACCGCTTAAATGATCTGCGAAGCAAATACGGCAGCGTCATGTTTGTCGGTGACGGCATCAATGACGCCCCGGTACTGGCCGGCGCCAATGTAGGCGCCGCAATGGGAAGCGGTGCCGACGCGGCAATAGAAGCTGCAGATGTTGTATATATGACTTCAGGCATGGAAGCAATCCCGCAGTCTGTACAGATCGCCCGTTCCACCAGCCGGATTTCCTGGCAGAATGTTATCTTTGCTCTGATCATCAAAGGAATCGTGATGGTGTTGGGACTCTGTGGTTTTGCCTCCATGTGGCTGGCCGTATTCGCAGATACAGGAGTAGCTTTTCTGTGTATCCTGAACTCAATCCGTATTCTTTACAAACGTATATAG
- a CDS encoding ABC transporter substrate-binding protein — protein MCKWMKKTIGLALVSVMSISLLAGCQKSESTEEGAAESQENSAQTAAGGEVTIGVTSFADTLEPTEQYFSWVVTRYGVGETLAKFDEEGEIVPCLAEEWSVSEDQLTWTFKIREGVKFSNGNDMTPEAVKASLERTFELSDRAATFFDPESIEVDGQNLLIKTKDPVAVVPGSLADPLFLIVDTSADTDSFAMSGPICTGPYAVESFSPTDSCVVVKNEYYWDGEVPLDRVTLKCIDDQTTRSMALQTGEIDIAYNLKTENIADFEGDDNIKIQELQSLRSTYAFMNQNGVLGDIRLRQAIIRGLDKETYCSTLLEGGSTPGKAPVPPTLDFGFDELKDENAYDPEGAKALLEEAGYKDIDGDGFVETPEGEPLDLNFVIYTSREELNVYAQAAQASLKDIGIKVTLNTVSYETLLDMRDSGDFDMLIWNVLVANTGDPEKYLRENWYSTSSSNQTGYHNPEVDSLLDQLAAEFDENARKDLTVQIQQLIMDDAPTVFFGYETTYLFSNSRVTGVTMYPMDYYWLTKDIALAE, from the coding sequence ATGTGTAAGTGGATGAAAAAAACAATAGGTCTGGCGCTTGTGTCTGTGATGAGCATATCACTGCTGGCAGGATGCCAGAAATCAGAGAGCACCGAAGAAGGAGCTGCAGAAAGTCAGGAGAACTCTGCACAGACTGCCGCGGGCGGGGAGGTTACCATCGGTGTGACAAGCTTTGCTGATACGCTGGAGCCGACGGAACAGTATTTCAGCTGGGTGGTTACGCGCTATGGGGTAGGAGAAACGCTGGCCAAATTTGATGAAGAAGGTGAAATCGTGCCGTGTCTGGCAGAAGAGTGGTCGGTGAGTGAAGATCAGCTCACCTGGACATTTAAGATCAGAGAGGGTGTAAAATTCTCCAATGGCAATGATATGACACCCGAGGCCGTTAAGGCTTCACTTGAGCGTACATTTGAATTGAGTGACAGGGCGGCTACGTTCTTCGATCCGGAATCTATTGAAGTTGACGGGCAGAATCTGCTGATAAAGACAAAGGACCCGGTAGCTGTAGTACCGGGAAGTCTTGCAGATCCGCTGTTTTTGATCGTAGATACTTCTGCTGACACCGATTCTTTTGCAATGAGCGGACCAATCTGTACGGGACCGTATGCCGTGGAGAGCTTCAGCCCGACAGATTCCTGTGTTGTCGTTAAAAATGAGTATTACTGGGACGGCGAAGTTCCGCTTGACAGAGTAACATTAAAATGTATTGATGATCAGACGACACGCTCCATGGCTCTGCAGACGGGGGAAATTGATATTGCATATAATCTGAAGACTGAGAATATCGCTGACTTTGAAGGAGATGACAATATCAAGATTCAGGAACTGCAGTCACTGCGTTCCACGTATGCATTTATGAATCAGAACGGTGTGCTGGGGGATATCAGGCTCCGCCAGGCGATCATCCGCGGCCTTGATAAAGAGACATACTGCAGTACGCTGCTCGAAGGCGGTTCGACTCCGGGAAAAGCGCCGGTTCCGCCTACACTGGACTTTGGATTTGATGAACTGAAAGATGAGAATGCATACGATCCGGAAGGAGCAAAAGCACTTCTTGAAGAAGCCGGGTATAAGGACATTGACGGTGACGGTTTTGTGGAGACACCGGAAGGTGAACCGCTGGACCTGAACTTTGTAATCTATACAAGCCGTGAAGAACTGAACGTTTATGCGCAGGCAGCACAGGCGAGTCTGAAAGATATCGGTATTAAAGTAACGCTGAATACGGTGAGCTATGAGACTCTGCTGGATATGAGGGATTCCGGGGATTTTGACATGCTGATCTGGAATGTACTGGTAGCAAATACGGGGGATCCTGAAAAATATCTGCGTGAGAACTGGTACAGCACATCCTCATCCAACCAGACTGGATATCATAACCCGGAAGTAGACAGCTTACTGGATCAGCTGGCGGCGGAATTCGATGAAAATGCAAGAAAGGATCTGACGGTTCAGATTCAGCAGCTGATCATGGACGACGCGCCTACGGTGTTCTTTGGATATGAGACGACGTATCTGTTTTCGAATAGCAGAGTTACCGGCGTTACCATGTATCCGATGGATTATTACTGGCTGACGAAGGATATCGCGCTGGCAGAATAA
- the nikC gene encoding nickel transporter permease — translation MKVLNFLKSHKQFTIFSILALIIVGVAVLAPLISPHDPYHAVMSDSLKAPGGTYMCGTDKLGRDVLSRVIYGTRSSLTMTLILVAVILVTGTALGVIAGYFGGAVDAVIMRLADMMISFPGLVLAIAIAGLLGPNMVNAVIAIAAVSWTKYARLARSMVLKIKSNLYMEAAVVTGTSTKNIILKHVLPNMITTMIVTAATDIGTMMLELAALSFLGFGAQAPTPEWGLMLNEGRTYISKAPWLMIYPGIAIVIVVVVFNMLGDSIRDILDPKQE, via the coding sequence GTGAAGGTACTGAATTTTTTAAAATCGCATAAACAGTTTACGATATTCTCCATCCTGGCACTGATTATTGTAGGTGTGGCGGTACTGGCTCCGCTGATCTCACCGCATGATCCGTATCATGCGGTGATGTCCGATTCTTTAAAAGCTCCAGGCGGCACTTACATGTGCGGGACAGATAAGCTGGGAAGAGATGTATTGTCCAGGGTGATCTATGGAACAAGGTCATCGCTGACGATGACGCTGATCCTGGTGGCAGTGATTCTGGTGACGGGTACGGCTCTCGGCGTTATTGCCGGGTATTTTGGCGGTGCTGTCGATGCCGTTATCATGCGGCTGGCAGATATGATGATTTCCTTTCCCGGGCTGGTGCTGGCGATTGCAATAGCCGGTCTTCTTGGACCCAATATGGTAAATGCGGTGATCGCCATAGCAGCTGTGAGCTGGACGAAGTATGCGAGACTGGCGAGGAGCATGGTACTGAAGATTAAAAGTAATCTGTATATGGAAGCGGCTGTCGTAACCGGAACCAGTACAAAAAACATAATCTTAAAACATGTACTTCCGAATATGATTACGACGATGATTGTGACTGCCGCAACGGATATTGGTACGATGATGCTGGAACTGGCGGCGCTGTCTTTTCTGGGTTTTGGAGCTCAGGCACCGACCCCGGAATGGGGGCTGATGCTGAACGAGGGGAGAACTTACATAAGTAAGGCACCGTGGCTTATGATCTATCCCGGTATTGCAATTGTCATTGTGGTGGTCGTCTTTAATATGCTGGGCGACAGTATCCGGGATATCCTGGATCCAAAACAGGAATAG
- a CDS encoding MATE family efflux transporter: MNKCIRQMTEGSIAGSVAAFALPVMATNLFQQLYNTVDVAVVGQYAGTKALAAVGSAGQLAAFLIYFFIGLSIGAGVVISHSIGKRDRHRVEVQVHTAIALAVLAGIVLMVVGVCAAPLLLGLLNIPDSVMRYAVPYIRIYFLGMMPMMLFNMGSSIMRAAGDSRTGLYCLAAGGIVNVILDFLFVAGLSWGVRGAALATTIAQSVSAVLILLKLVASDAEYKLSPRRIRLNREECIMIIRIGVPAGLQSVLVSLSNVIVQSRVNLFGLEAMAGFAAYLKLEGFLYMPIEAFSLAVSSFVGQNYGAGNRDRAEKGTKVTMLLSVAVTVVLGGLLLYFGKELIGIFDSSMEVADHGMQIMKILIPFYSLYAVNQTLTGTMRGVGNSAAPMVISLFTMCGLRVGWIILLLQIVYDPRIIYVSYPFTWLVTTAALIICYKHTKKKKWGAVICS; this comes from the coding sequence ATGAATAAATGTATCCGGCAGATGACAGAAGGAAGTATCGCTGGGAGTGTTGCCGCATTTGCGCTGCCGGTCATGGCAACAAATCTGTTTCAGCAGCTTTATAATACTGTAGATGTCGCGGTGGTCGGACAGTATGCAGGAACCAAAGCTCTGGCGGCGGTCGGATCGGCAGGTCAGCTTGCGGCTTTTCTGATTTACTTTTTCATCGGTCTGTCAATTGGCGCGGGTGTTGTCATTTCTCATTCAATCGGAAAGAGGGATCGGCATAGAGTGGAAGTGCAGGTCCATACGGCAATTGCACTGGCAGTACTGGCCGGGATCGTTTTGATGGTCGTTGGAGTCTGTGCAGCTCCTTTGCTGTTGGGACTGCTCAACATTCCGGATAGTGTCATGAGGTATGCGGTTCCGTATATTCGGATTTACTTTCTTGGCATGATGCCGATGATGTTATTTAATATGGGCAGTTCCATAATGAGAGCGGCCGGGGATTCAAGAACCGGTCTGTACTGTCTTGCAGCTGGAGGGATAGTCAATGTGATCCTTGACTTTTTGTTTGTTGCAGGCCTTTCATGGGGAGTAAGGGGGGCGGCGCTGGCGACAACGATCGCACAGTCGGTCAGCGCCGTACTTATCCTTTTGAAGCTGGTTGCTAGTGATGCGGAATACAAGCTGAGTCCGCGCAGAATACGACTGAACCGGGAGGAATGTATCATGATTATCCGGATTGGAGTTCCGGCCGGGCTTCAGTCGGTGCTGGTCAGTCTGTCTAATGTCATTGTACAGAGCAGGGTAAATCTTTTTGGGCTTGAGGCTATGGCGGGGTTTGCGGCATATCTGAAGCTGGAGGGTTTTCTGTATATGCCCATCGAAGCTTTCAGCCTCGCAGTATCCAGTTTTGTGGGACAGAATTATGGCGCAGGCAACAGAGATCGTGCAGAGAAGGGAACAAAAGTGACGATGTTGCTCAGTGTTGCCGTTACGGTGGTTCTGGGGGGACTTCTTTTGTACTTTGGAAAAGAGTTGATTGGGATCTTTGACTCCAGCATGGAAGTGGCAGACCACGGGATGCAGATTATGAAGATATTGATACCGTTTTATTCACTTTATGCCGTGAATCAGACACTGACGGGTACAATGCGCGGAGTGGGGAATTCAGCCGCACCGATGGTAATTTCACTGTTTACCATGTGCGGGCTTCGGGTGGGATGGATCATCCTCCTGCTGCAGATCGTTTATGATCCTAGAATTATCTATGTGAGCTATCCGTTCACATGGCTTGTCACGACAGCAGCACTTATAATATGCTATAAACATACGAAAAAAAAGAAATGGGGTGCAGTCATATGCAGTTAA
- the nikB gene encoding nickel ABC transporter permease, whose amino-acid sequence MNKKQLGRRLLQILVVLFGISFFTFGLTYLSPGDPAEIMLTECGNVPTPELLEQTRAELGLDKPFLIQYGNWLKGVLTGDMGTSYSMKVPVVEKLTSCFWPTLELALASLVIMLVVSVPLGIVSAVYQNRWPDYLVRGLTFMGVSIPSFWVGLILLSVFGVTLRWVTVSGGSTDFKSLILPAVTLAFSMSAKYTRQVRIAVLEELRQDYVTGARMRGIRESTILWKHVLPNSMLPLVTLLGISLGSLLGGTAVVEIIYNWPGLGSMAVKAISCRDYPLVQGYVLWIALLYMGINLLVDLSYNRLDPRLKEER is encoded by the coding sequence GTGAATAAGAAACAACTGGGAAGAAGATTGCTACAGATTTTAGTTGTGCTGTTTGGCATCAGTTTTTTTACGTTTGGACTGACGTATCTTTCCCCAGGAGATCCGGCCGAAATTATGCTGACGGAGTGTGGAAATGTGCCGACTCCGGAACTTCTTGAACAGACACGGGCAGAACTGGGACTGGATAAACCATTTCTTATTCAGTATGGAAACTGGCTGAAGGGAGTTTTGACCGGCGATATGGGTACTTCCTATTCGATGAAAGTCCCGGTCGTAGAGAAACTGACTTCCTGTTTCTGGCCTACTTTGGAACTGGCATTGGCTTCACTGGTCATCATGTTAGTTGTGTCTGTTCCTTTGGGGATTGTGTCGGCTGTATATCAGAATCGATGGCCGGATTATCTGGTTCGGGGGCTGACTTTCATGGGGGTTTCAATTCCGAGCTTCTGGGTGGGGCTGATTCTGCTGAGTGTTTTTGGCGTTACACTCCGATGGGTTACCGTATCCGGCGGCAGCACTGATTTTAAATCATTGATCCTTCCGGCGGTAACGCTGGCATTTTCCATGTCGGCAAAGTATACGCGGCAGGTACGCATTGCGGTATTGGAAGAGCTTCGCCAGGACTATGTAACAGGAGCTCGAATGAGAGGCATCAGGGAAAGTACGATTCTCTGGAAACATGTGCTGCCGAATTCCATGCTTCCGCTGGTTACGCTTCTGGGTATTTCTCTGGGTAGTCTGCTCGGGGGTACTGCGGTTGTCGAAATCATCTATAACTGGCCGGGATTGGGAAGTATGGCGGTCAAAGCAATCTCCTGCCGGGATTACCCACTGGTACAGGGATATGTGCTGTGGATTGCACTGTTATATATGGGGATCAATCTGCTTGTGGATCTTTCCTATAACCGCCTGGATCCCAGACTGAAGGAGGAAAGATAA